Proteins co-encoded in one Haladaptatus sp. ZSTT2 genomic window:
- a CDS encoding trimeric intracellular cation channel family protein, translating to MLDAFAVMNIVGLLAFAVTGSLKAIEERLDVLGVAVLGILTALGGGMTRDVLVGAIPNALQSTDDVTIAFVGVVLALVLSRSRKNWVQHSAILVPDAIGLAAFAATGALVGADAGVSGFGIVLLATLTGVGGGLISDILLLRVPGVLKEDFYATCAIAGGVVFWIATINGVGEQLSAAVCAATVVLLRLLALRFDWSLPRVEVGG from the coding sequence ATGCTCGACGCCTTCGCCGTCATGAACATCGTCGGCCTGCTCGCGTTCGCCGTCACCGGCTCGCTCAAAGCCATCGAAGAGCGCTTAGACGTGCTCGGCGTCGCGGTGCTCGGCATCCTCACCGCCCTCGGCGGTGGAATGACCCGCGACGTGCTCGTCGGCGCGATTCCGAACGCGCTCCAATCAACCGACGACGTGACGATTGCCTTCGTGGGCGTCGTCCTCGCGCTCGTACTCTCGCGGAGCCGGAAAAACTGGGTACAACACTCCGCGATTCTCGTCCCCGACGCCATCGGCCTCGCCGCGTTCGCCGCCACGGGCGCGCTCGTCGGTGCGGACGCGGGCGTCTCAGGGTTCGGTATCGTCTTGCTCGCCACGCTCACGGGCGTCGGTGGCGGCCTCATCTCTGATATACTGCTCCTGCGCGTGCCCGGCGTGCTCAAAGAAGATTTCTACGCGACGTGCGCCATCGCTGGTGGAGTCGTGTTTTGGATAGCGACGATAAATGGCGTGGGCGAACAGCTTTCGGCCGCGGTCTGCGCCGCGACGGTCGTGTTGTTGCGGTTACTGGCCCTTCGCTTCGACTGGTCGTTGCCGCGCGTCGAAGTGGGTGGATGA
- a CDS encoding SAM hydrolase/SAM-dependent halogenase family protein — MITLSSDFGSPYPAAMKGVILQQSEARLVDVSHEFPRQDVRAAAFWLREVLPHFPPAVHLVVVDPGVGTDRKALAVRAGDHAIVAPDNGVALPAAHSLADDIEVFELDAENPASATFHGRDVFAPWAATIHDAGLDTLADIDGVTPTDDYAIERFPDPVLNAGSAEGEVLVVDDFGNVITNIPGHVLADKDMLRVGDLQVPVGHTFAAVGIGAKVVTVGSHGNVELAVNRGRGDEVFSLDPGDRVELSW, encoded by the coding sequence ATGATTACGCTCTCCTCTGATTTCGGCTCGCCCTATCCGGCGGCGATGAAAGGCGTCATCCTCCAGCAAAGTGAGGCGCGCCTCGTCGACGTGAGCCACGAGTTTCCACGCCAAGACGTGCGCGCCGCGGCGTTTTGGCTCCGCGAGGTGCTCCCTCATTTCCCACCGGCCGTCCACCTCGTCGTGGTTGACCCCGGCGTCGGCACTGACCGCAAAGCCCTCGCCGTGCGCGCGGGTGACCACGCCATCGTCGCGCCCGACAATGGCGTCGCGCTGCCCGCAGCCCACTCCCTCGCAGACGACATCGAGGTGTTCGAACTCGACGCTGAAAACCCCGCAAGTGCGACCTTCCACGGCCGCGACGTGTTCGCGCCGTGGGCTGCGACCATCCACGACGCAGGCCTAGACACGCTCGCAGACATAGACGGCGTGACGCCCACCGACGACTACGCAATCGAACGCTTCCCCGACCCCGTCCTCAACGCCGGAAGCGCAGAAGGTGAGGTGCTCGTCGTCGATGACTTTGGCAACGTGATTACGAACATTCCGGGGCACGTCCTCGCAGACAAAGACATGCTGCGCGTGGGCGACCTGCAGGTTCCCGTTGGCCACACGTTCGCGGCCGTCGGCATCGGCGCGAAGGTCGTCACCGTCGGGAGCCACGGCAACGTCGAACTCGCGGTGAACCGCGGGCGCGGCGACGAGGTGTTCTCGCTCGACCCCGGCGACCGCGTCGAACTGTCGTGGTGA
- a CDS encoding nicotinamide-nucleotide adenylyltransferase has protein sequence MTRGFFIGRFQPFHNGHFAMVERIAEDVDELVLGIGSAGDSHSTNDPFTAGERIMMITKALTDLDLVTYAVPIEDLDRNSVWVSHVQSMSPTFDVAYSNNPLVVRLFKEAGVTVRQSPMFNRAVFEGTEVRARMIDGTDWEELVPDAVAEVIEEIDGIERIQHVSDTDANDG, from the coding sequence ATGACTCGTGGGTTTTTCATCGGCCGCTTCCAGCCGTTCCACAACGGACACTTTGCGATGGTCGAGCGCATCGCAGAAGACGTAGACGAGCTCGTCCTCGGCATCGGGAGCGCCGGTGACAGCCACTCCACCAATGACCCGTTCACCGCGGGCGAGCGCATCATGATGATAACGAAAGCGCTCACCGACTTAGACCTCGTCACCTACGCCGTTCCCATCGAGGACTTAGACCGCAACTCCGTCTGGGTGAGCCACGTCCAGAGCATGAGCCCGACGTTCGACGTTGCCTACTCGAACAACCCCCTCGTCGTCCGCCTGTTCAAAGAGGCGGGTGTCACGGTGCGACAATCGCCCATGTTCAACCGCGCGGTGTTCGAAGGAACCGAAGTTCGCGCGCGCATGATAGATGGCACCGACTGGGAGGAACTCGTCCCAGATGCAGTGGCGGAGGTCATCGAGGAAATCGACGGCATCGAGCGCATCCAGCACGTAAGCGACACGGACGCAAACGACGGATGA
- the lonB gene encoding ATP-dependent protease LonB: MSNDMDTDNVSSEAEEEVSPEPERDESRDELGSDVEVGAESAVVKADEDSLLGGLQITSTEDIEIPDRLVDQVIGQDHARDVIMKAAKQRRHVMMIGSPGTGKSMLAKAMSELLPKEEMQDVLVYHNPDDGNEPKVRTVPAGKGEQIIEAHKEEARKRNQMRSFLMWIIIAIVIGYSLLVAQQILLGILAAGVVYLAFRYGSRSSDAMIPNLLVNNGDTKSAPFEDATGAHAGALLGDVRHDPFQSGGMETPSHDRVEAGAIHKSNKGVLFIDEINTLDIRSQQHLMTAIQEGKFAITGQSERSSGAMVQTEPVPTDFVMVAAGNLDAMENMHPALRSRIKGYGYEVYMDDSIRDSPEMRRRYARFVAQEVAKDGRLPHFTEDAISEVILEARRRAGRKGHLTLRFRDLGGLVRVAGDIARAEDAQATTRDHVLQAKQRSRSIEQQLADQYIERRKDYDLTVNEGAVTGRVNGLAVMGEDSGIVLPVMAEVTPSQGPGRVIATGQLQDIAEEAVQNVSAIIKKFSDEDISEKDIHIQFVQTGQGGVDGDSASITVATAVISALEDIPVEQNLAMTGSLSVRGDVLPVGGVTHKIEAAAKAGLTKVIIPSANEQDVMIEDEYKEQIEIIPVSHISEVLEVALAGEPEKDSLVDRLKSITGQALDKSGRPGPGSPSPN, encoded by the coding sequence ATGAGTAACGACATGGATACTGACAACGTCTCGTCGGAAGCCGAAGAAGAGGTTTCTCCGGAGCCTGAACGAGACGAATCCAGAGATGAACTCGGCAGTGATGTCGAGGTCGGGGCCGAGTCGGCGGTTGTCAAAGCGGACGAAGACAGCCTGCTTGGTGGCCTGCAAATCACGTCCACAGAGGACATTGAAATCCCCGACAGATTGGTCGATCAGGTCATCGGCCAGGACCACGCCCGAGACGTCATCATGAAAGCCGCCAAACAGCGGCGTCACGTCATGATGATTGGCTCGCCGGGTACGGGCAAATCGATGCTCGCAAAGGCGATGAGTGAACTCCTGCCAAAAGAGGAGATGCAGGACGTCCTCGTCTACCACAATCCGGATGACGGCAACGAGCCAAAGGTCCGCACCGTCCCCGCGGGCAAGGGTGAACAGATTATTGAAGCACACAAGGAGGAAGCCAGAAAGCGCAACCAGATGCGCTCGTTCCTCATGTGGATTATCATCGCCATCGTGATTGGCTACTCGCTGCTCGTCGCCCAGCAGATTCTGCTCGGCATCCTCGCAGCGGGTGTTGTCTATCTCGCCTTCCGGTACGGCAGCCGGTCGAGTGACGCGATGATTCCGAACCTGCTGGTCAACAACGGCGACACGAAGAGCGCGCCGTTCGAGGACGCAACGGGTGCCCACGCGGGTGCACTGCTCGGTGACGTGCGCCACGACCCGTTCCAGTCCGGTGGGATGGAAACGCCAAGCCACGACCGCGTCGAGGCTGGTGCCATCCACAAGTCGAACAAGGGCGTGTTGTTCATCGACGAAATCAACACGCTCGACATTCGCTCCCAGCAGCACCTCATGACGGCGATTCAGGAGGGCAAGTTCGCCATCACGGGCCAGTCCGAGCGTTCCTCGGGTGCGATGGTCCAGACCGAACCCGTCCCGACTGACTTCGTCATGGTCGCCGCAGGGAACCTTGACGCGATGGAGAACATGCACCCCGCACTCCGTTCCCGTATCAAAGGGTACGGGTACGAGGTGTACATGGACGACTCCATCCGCGACTCCCCCGAGATGCGCCGCCGGTACGCCCGGTTCGTCGCACAGGAAGTCGCCAAGGACGGTCGCCTCCCACACTTCACGGAAGACGCCATCAGCGAGGTCATCCTCGAAGCCCGCCGTCGCGCGGGCCGGAAGGGTCACCTGACGCTGCGCTTCCGTGACCTCGGTGGCCTCGTCCGCGTCGCGGGTGACATCGCCCGCGCCGAGGATGCACAGGCAACCACGCGCGACCACGTCCTGCAGGCAAAACAGCGCTCGCGCTCCATCGAGCAACAACTGGCAGACCAGTACATCGAGCGCCGCAAGGACTACGACCTCACCGTCAACGAGGGCGCAGTCACCGGCCGCGTCAACGGGCTTGCGGTCATGGGAGAGGACTCCGGTATCGTCCTCCCCGTGATGGCAGAAGTGACGCCATCGCAAGGCCCCGGCCGGGTCATTGCGACTGGTCAGCTCCAGGACATCGCAGAGGAAGCCGTCCAGAACGTGAGCGCCATCATCAAGAAGTTCTCTGACGAGGACATCTCGGAGAAGGACATCCACATCCAGTTCGTCCAGACCGGACAGGGTGGGGTCGACGGTGACTCCGCCTCTATCACGGTTGCGACGGCCGTCATCTCCGCGTTAGAAGACATCCCCGTCGAGCAGAACCTCGCGATGACGGGCTCGCTCTCGGTTCGTGGCGACGTGCTCCCCGTCGGTGGGGTGACCCACAAAATCGAGGCTGCCGCGAAGGCTGGCCTCACGAAGGTCATCATTCCGTCTGCAAACGAGCAGGACGTCATGATCGAAGACGAGTACAAAGAGCAGATTGAAATCATCCCGGTCAGCCACATCAGCGAAGTGCTCGAAGTCGCACTCGCGGGCGAACCGGAGAAAGATTCGCTCGTCGACCGCTTGAAGAGCATCACCGGACAGGCGCTCGACAAGTCGGGCCGTCCCGGACCCGGTAGCCCAAGCCCGAACTAA